A portion of the Maniola hyperantus unplaced genomic scaffold, iAphHyp1.2, whole genome shotgun sequence genome contains these proteins:
- the LOC117995957 gene encoding uncharacterized protein, which translates to MPFTTHPPDLGESLTLATKRLASLEKKFDKDSVLHEKYNEFMLDYLQQGHMEPVPLPEIQKSNQLCYIPHHPVINEQHLTTKLRVVYDSSAKTSNHKSLNDNLMVGPALQNDLRDVTLRWRRHRIALVGDIRQMYRMISKDKRDRNYLRILWRFNVNDPIQHYRLTTVTYGTSCAPYLAIKTLKQLAEDERSNFNDEVADRVLQDFYIDDLLTGDNTLNKVIDLKEDITKLLQKGGFTLHKWASNSPDIEEAEQSTRKILGIIWNGHTDKFEAKIELPPIKEPVTKRTILRDIAMIYDPSGWLDLLL; encoded by the coding sequence ATGCCATTCACAACCCATCCTCCTGATCTTGGTGAATCACTTACACTAGCCACAAAAAGGTTAGCCTCCTTAGAGAAGAAATTTGACAAGGATTCAGTCCTACATGAGAAATACAACGAGTTTATGCTTGATTATTTACAGCAAGGTCATATGGAGCCTGTGCCTTTACCAGAGATTCAAAAATCAAACCAATTATGTTATATACCACATCATCCTGTAATAAATGAACAACATCTGACCACAAAGCTCCGTGTCGTGTATGACAGTTCAGCCAAGACTAGCAATCATAAGTCACTTAATGACAATCTTATGGTCGGTCCAGCTTTACAAAATGACTTAAGAGATGTTACCTTGAGATGGAGACGACACCGCATAGCATTAGTTGGAGATATCCGTCAAATGTACAGGATGATAAGTAAAGATAAGAGAGATAGAAACTATCTACGAATACTATGGAGATTTAATGTGAATGATCCTATACAGCACTATCGCCTAACAACTGTCACCTATGGCACTTCTTGTGCACCCTATTTGGCAATAAAAACACTCAAACAGCTGGCAGAAGATGAAAGATCTAATTTCAATGATGAGGTGGCGGATAGAGTTCTTcaagatttctatattgatgacCTTCTGACAGGCGACAATACTCTAAATAAGGTCATAGACCTTAAAGAAGACATCACAAAGCTTTTGCAAAAGGGAGGTTTCACACTACACAAGTGGGCATCAAACAGTCCTGATATAGAAGAGGCTGAACAATCTACACGCAAAATACTAGGCATCATTTGGAATGGTCATACCGATAAATTTGAAGCAAAGATAGAGCTCCCTCCAATCAAGGAACCTGTCACAAAGAGAACCATTCTACGTGATATTGCTATGATTTACGATCCTTCCGGCTGGTTGGACCTGTTGTTATAG